Proteins encoded in a region of the Apilactobacillus apisilvae genome:
- the mnmE gene encoding tRNA uridine-5-carboxymethylaminomethyl(34) synthesis GTPase MnmE, with translation MATTTDFDTIAAISTPPGEGGISIIRISGEEALKVISKLYRGKDLNSVASHTINYGHIFDPETKEDIDEVMVSVMLAPKTYTCEDVIEINCHGGIVATNTILQLVLSYGARMAEPGEFTKRAFLNGRIDLSQSEAVMDIIDAKTNRSMKAAEGQLDGNLSRLIRSLRQQILDVLANVEVNIDYPEYDDAEVVTSNLLMKNAKDIKEKVNKLLETSKQGQVLRDGLATSIVGRPNVGKSSILNHLLHQDKAIVTDVPGTTRDVLEEYVNVRGVPLKLVDTAGIRKTEDKVEKIGVERSRKAIQSSDLVLLVLNSSEELSDEDKQLIELTNDAKRIVILNKTDLPQKIDTDVLNQLIGKENIITTSAIKDDGTEPLEEMIAHLFFNEGIQSSQADVMVTNARHVSLLHKSKESLNNVINGLDDGMPVDLVQMDMRDCWESLGEITGDSYNGELLDQLFSQFCLGK, from the coding sequence ATGGCAACAACAACCGACTTTGATACAATTGCTGCAATTTCAACTCCACCTGGTGAAGGTGGTATTTCAATCATCAGAATTAGTGGAGAAGAAGCTTTGAAAGTAATTTCTAAACTTTATCGTGGAAAAGATTTGAATAGCGTTGCTTCTCATACTATTAATTATGGACATATTTTTGATCCAGAAACCAAAGAAGATATCGATGAGGTAATGGTTTCGGTTATGTTAGCTCCAAAAACTTACACTTGTGAAGATGTTATTGAAATTAATTGTCATGGTGGAATTGTTGCTACTAATACAATCCTACAATTAGTATTAAGCTATGGTGCCCGAATGGCTGAACCTGGTGAATTTACTAAACGTGCCTTCTTAAATGGACGAATTGATTTATCACAATCTGAAGCAGTTATGGATATTATTGATGCAAAAACCAATCGTTCAATGAAAGCAGCTGAAGGTCAATTAGATGGTAATTTATCAAGACTAATTAGATCACTAAGACAACAAATTTTGGATGTTTTAGCTAATGTTGAGGTTAACATTGATTATCCAGAATATGATGATGCTGAAGTTGTTACTTCGAATCTATTAATGAAAAACGCCAAAGATATTAAAGAAAAAGTGAATAAATTACTAGAAACATCCAAACAAGGGCAAGTATTACGCGATGGTTTAGCTACTTCAATTGTAGGGCGCCCTAATGTTGGTAAGTCTAGTATTTTAAATCATTTATTACATCAAGATAAAGCGATTGTCACGGACGTACCAGGAACTACTCGTGATGTTTTGGAAGAATATGTTAATGTTCGTGGCGTTCCTTTGAAATTAGTGGACACTGCCGGAATTAGAAAAACTGAAGATAAAGTAGAAAAAATTGGGGTTGAACGTTCTAGAAAAGCGATTCAAAGTTCTGATTTGGTTCTACTAGTTTTAAATTCTTCTGAAGAGTTATCAGATGAAGATAAGCAATTAATTGAATTAACCAATGATGCAAAAAGAATTGTTATTTTAAATAAGACTGATTTACCACAAAAAATTGATACAGATGTATTGAATCAATTGATTGGAAAAGAAAATATTATTACAACATCAGCAATTAAAGATGACGGGACTGAACCATTGGAAGAAATGATTGCCCATTTATTCTTTAATGAAGGAATTCAAAGCTCACAGGCTGATGTGATGGTCACAAACGCTCGTCATGTTAGTTTATTGCATAAATCTAAAGAATCATTAAATAATGTTATTAATGGCTTGGATGATGGGATGCCAGTTGATTTAGTTCAAATGGATATGCGAGATTGTTGGGAATCACTAGGTGAAATTACTGGTGATAGCTATAATGGTGAACTATTAGATCAATTATTCAGCCAATTCTGTTTAGGTAAATAA
- the mnmG gene encoding tRNA uridine-5-carboxymethylaminomethyl(34) synthesis enzyme MnmG yields MSEIVSEENIQYDAGNYDVIVVGAGHAGSEAALAAARMGNKTMLITINVDMVAFMPCNPSLGGPAKGTVVREIDALGGEMGHNIDKTYIQMRMLNTGKGPAVRALRAQADKHAYHRAMKKTIEEEPNLTLRQGIVDSLIVEDGVCKGVVTYTGAKYHAKTVVVCAGTAARGRIIIGELRYSSGPNNSQPALKLSKNLEDLGFDLKRFKTGTPPRVNGRTIDFDETEEQPGDPEVNHFSYETPDEDYIPVKDQLSCWLTYTNETTHQIIRDNLDRAPMFTGVIEGVGPRYCPSIEDKIVRFADKNRHQVFLEPEGRDTNEYYCDSLSTSLPEEVQQKMLHSVAGLKHAEMMRPGYAIEYDVVAPYQLKPTFETKIVKNLYTAGQTNGTSGYEEAAGQGLYAGINAALRAQGKDQFTLKRDEAYIGVLVDDLVTKGTNEPYRLLTSRAEYRLLLRNDNADFRLTEKGHDLGLISDERYNKFLDKKKAVMDELSRLDKIRIKPSDEVNNFVAEYGDKPLKDGILASVFLRRPYVTYNVLLKFIEPAPQPLGRRVIEQVEIRTKYAGYIKKAEQNVARMKKMEAKKIPENIDYEAIDSLATEARQKLEKIRPQTVAQASRISGVNPSDVAILGVYIQQGHIAKINK; encoded by the coding sequence ATGAGTGAAATCGTAAGCGAAGAAAACATCCAATACGATGCTGGTAACTACGATGTAATTGTTGTTGGTGCTGGTCATGCTGGTAGTGAAGCTGCTTTAGCTGCTGCCAGAATGGGTAATAAAACGATGTTAATCACAATTAATGTTGATATGGTTGCTTTCATGCCTTGTAATCCATCACTAGGAGGCCCGGCTAAGGGAACGGTTGTCCGTGAAATTGATGCTCTTGGTGGTGAAATGGGGCACAACATCGATAAAACATACATTCAAATGAGAATGTTAAATACTGGTAAAGGTCCTGCTGTCCGTGCCTTACGTGCACAAGCTGACAAGCACGCCTACCATCGTGCAATGAAAAAAACAATTGAAGAAGAACCTAACCTAACTTTACGTCAAGGAATTGTTGATTCTTTAATTGTTGAAGATGGTGTATGTAAGGGTGTTGTTACCTATACTGGTGCCAAATATCATGCCAAAACGGTGGTTGTTTGTGCTGGTACCGCTGCCCGCGGCCGTATTATTATTGGTGAATTAAGATATTCATCAGGTCCTAATAACTCACAACCAGCTTTAAAATTATCTAAAAACTTAGAAGATTTAGGTTTTGATTTAAAACGTTTTAAGACAGGTACTCCCCCACGTGTTAATGGTCGTACAATTGATTTTGATGAAACTGAAGAACAACCTGGTGATCCAGAAGTAAATCATTTTAGTTATGAAACGCCTGATGAAGATTACATTCCAGTAAAAGATCAATTATCTTGTTGGTTAACTTATACTAACGAAACAACTCACCAAATTATTCGCGATAACCTTGATCGTGCACCAATGTTCACTGGTGTAATTGAAGGAGTTGGCCCTAGATATTGTCCATCAATTGAAGACAAAATTGTTCGTTTTGCTGATAAAAATCGCCATCAAGTTTTCTTGGAACCTGAAGGTCGCGATACTAATGAGTACTATTGTGATAGCTTATCCACTTCACTTCCTGAAGAAGTGCAACAAAAGATGCTACATTCAGTTGCTGGTTTAAAACATGCTGAAATGATGCGTCCCGGCTATGCAATTGAATATGATGTGGTAGCTCCTTATCAACTAAAACCAACATTTGAAACTAAGATTGTTAAAAACTTGTATACTGCTGGTCAAACTAATGGGACTTCTGGTTATGAAGAAGCAGCTGGACAGGGCTTATATGCTGGAATCAATGCTGCACTACGAGCTCAAGGTAAAGATCAATTTACTTTGAAACGTGATGAAGCTTATATTGGAGTATTAGTTGATGACTTAGTAACTAAGGGAACCAATGAACCTTATCGTTTATTAACAAGTCGTGCTGAATATCGTTTGCTATTGAGAAATGATAATGCTGATTTTCGTCTAACTGAAAAAGGTCATGATTTAGGACTTATCTCAGATGAAAGATACAATAAATTTTTAGACAAGAAAAAAGCAGTTATGGATGAATTGTCACGCTTAGATAAGATTAGAATTAAACCTAGCGATGAAGTTAACAACTTTGTTGCTGAATATGGTGACAAACCATTGAAGGATGGGATTTTGGCATCAGTATTCTTACGTCGCCCATATGTTACTTATAATGTTCTATTGAAATTTATTGAACCAGCACCTCAACCATTAGGTCGTCGTGTAATTGAACAAGTTGAAATTAGAACTAAGTATGCCGGCTACATTAAAAAGGCTGAACAAAACGTTGCTCGAATGAAAAAAATGGAAGCTAAAAAAATTCCAGAAAATATTGATTACGAAGCAATTGATAGTTTAGCAACCGAAGCCCGTCAAAAATTAGAAAAGATTAGACCACAAACTGTAGCCCAAGCTTCTAGAATTTCAGGAGTAAATCCTTCAGATGTTGCCATTTTGGGTGTTTACATTCAACAAGGTCACATTGCTAAAATAAATAAATAA
- a CDS encoding sugar O-acetyltransferase — protein sequence MKEIEKADNGEWYCYSDSEIVSRKLHAARACEEFNALAPTDDEIRTAKIKSIIGSCGDGFGIQAPIHFDYGKNIRLGNDFASNYNLTVLGMGKVTIGNHVMIGSNVDIYTVNHPMDPEGRRKHLAKAFPVTIGNDVWIGGHVTITPGITIGNNVVIAAGAVVSKDVPDNSLIAGVPGKVIREL from the coding sequence ATGAAAGAAATCGAAAAAGCAGATAACGGTGAATGGTATTGCTATTCTGATAGTGAAATTGTTAGTCGTAAGTTACATGCGGCAAGAGCTTGTGAGGAATTTAATGCTTTAGCACCTACCGACGATGAAATTAGAACTGCTAAAATAAAATCTATTATTGGATCTTGTGGCGATGGATTTGGAATTCAAGCACCGATTCATTTTGATTATGGTAAGAACATTCGCTTGGGGAATGATTTTGCCAGTAATTATAATTTAACAGTTTTAGGTATGGGTAAAGTTACAATTGGAAACCACGTTATGATTGGTTCTAACGTTGATATTTATACTGTTAATCATCCAATGGATCCAGAGGGTAGAAGAAAACACTTAGCAAAAGCTTTTCCCGTGACAATTGGTAATGATGTTTGGATTGGTGGTCACGTTACCATTACCCCAGGCATTACGATTGGTAACAATGTTGTGATTGCTGCTGGTGCAGTGGTTAGTAAGGATGTTCCAGACAATAGTTTAATTGCTGGAGTTCCTGGAAAAGTTATTCGTGAATTATAA
- a CDS encoding aldo/keto reductase, which yields MKNVKLNNDILMPQEGFGVFQIPDYNECKQAVKDALSVGYRALDTAQAYQNEAAVGDAIEESDVDRKDIFLTTKVWISNFGYQNALNSIKDSMKKLKTDYLDLVILHQPLSDYYGAYRALEKLYKDGKIRAIGVSNFDASRYIDLVSNVEIKPAINQIETHVFNQQKLTRKYMEEQGTQIESWGPLAEGKNNLFNNETLTKIGENHDKSAAQVALRFLVQSGVVIIPKSVHIERMKQNLEIWNFELNNDEIKAIEELDLNTSLFVNYSDPEFIKSLNSFDV from the coding sequence ATTAAGAACGTAAAACTAAATAACGATATTTTAATGCCACAAGAAGGTTTTGGTGTTTTCCAAATTCCTGATTACAATGAATGTAAACAAGCCGTCAAAGATGCACTAAGCGTTGGATATCGTGCTTTAGATACTGCCCAAGCCTATCAAAATGAAGCAGCAGTTGGCGATGCCATCGAAGAAAGCGACGTTGATCGAAAAGATATCTTTTTAACTACTAAGGTTTGGATTAGTAATTTTGGCTATCAAAATGCTTTAAATTCAATTAAAGATTCAATGAAAAAATTAAAGACAGATTATTTAGATTTGGTCATTTTACACCAACCATTAAGTGACTATTATGGAGCTTATCGAGCATTAGAAAAACTATACAAAGATGGTAAGATTAGAGCTATTGGTGTATCTAATTTCGATGCATCAAGATATATTGATTTAGTTTCGAATGTTGAAATAAAACCTGCAATCAACCAAATTGAAACACATGTTTTTAATCAACAAAAATTGACAAGAAAATATATGGAAGAACAAGGCACCCAAATTGAATCTTGGGGACCATTAGCAGAAGGTAAGAATAATTTATTCAATAATGAGACTTTGACTAAAATTGGTGAAAATCATGATAAATCAGCTGCTCAAGTTGCATTAAGATTCTTAGTACAAAGCGGTGTGGTTATCATTCCAAAATCAGTCCACATCGAAAGAATGAAACAAAATCTAGAAATTTGGAATTTCGAATTAAATAATGATGAAATTAAAGCAATTGAAGAATTAGATTTAAACACGAGTTTATTTGTTAATTATTCAGATCCCGAATTTATTAAGTCATTGAACTCATTTGATGTATAA
- the lepB gene encoding signal peptidase I: MQNKYVKEIFSTVIYILIIAVIYFVIQHFFAMVTIDGDSMDPNLHNKERVYVTKQSKIRKNSVIVFDAHGEDPSRTVKTDYVKRVIGMPGDKIVFKDHQLYVNDKAIKQNYINKQQQQQGSEYKLGSDVLKDWDIPTLSKTRWVYNKTATVVPKGEYFVMGDNRAISNDSRYWGFVKQDKILGVVHTFPFTTNSTASHNINDLAE; encoded by the coding sequence ATGCAAAATAAATATGTAAAAGAGATATTTAGTACTGTAATTTATATCTTAATTATTGCAGTAATATATTTCGTTATTCAACATTTCTTTGCAATGGTTACCATTGATGGTGATTCAATGGATCCTAATTTGCACAATAAAGAAAGAGTTTATGTTACTAAGCAATCAAAAATTAGAAAAAATAGCGTTATTGTTTTTGATGCACATGGTGAAGATCCTTCTAGAACCGTTAAAACTGACTATGTTAAGCGAGTAATAGGGATGCCTGGTGATAAAATTGTGTTTAAGGATCATCAATTATACGTTAATGACAAAGCTATTAAACAAAATTATATTAATAAACAACAGCAGCAACAAGGTTCTGAATATAAACTAGGTAGTGATGTTTTAAAAGATTGGGATATTCCAACATTATCTAAAACTAGATGGGTTTATAATAAGACGGCCACAGTTGTTCCTAAAGGCGAATATTTTGTGATGGGTGATAATCGAGCAATTTCTAATGACAGTCGTTATTGGGGCTTTGTTAAACAAGATAAGATATTGGGTGTAGTTCATACATTCCCATTTACAACTAATTCAACAGCTAGCCATAATATTAATGACTTAGCCGAATAG
- the lepB gene encoding signal peptidase I: MNRFVKETFSILIYVVIGVILFFILNHFVTTANVDGDSMYPNLENKEKIMVFRQAQVKRNSVIIFNAHGEDPTATQDINYVKRVVGMPGDKVAFKDDQLYINDKPVKQDYISKEQQQQGSEYNYNGENLKNWDISKLAKTKWTYNKTATVVPKGKYFVMGDNRAISNDSRYWGFVDQDKILGVAHTFPWSTNSTSRHNINDLSK, encoded by the coding sequence ATGAATAGATTTGTAAAAGAAACTTTTAGTATTTTAATCTATGTAGTGATTGGGGTAATATTATTTTTCATTCTGAATCATTTTGTTACTACCGCTAATGTAGATGGTGATTCAATGTATCCAAACCTAGAAAATAAAGAAAAAATTATGGTTTTCCGCCAAGCACAAGTTAAACGTAATAGTGTAATTATTTTTAATGCACATGGTGAAGATCCAACTGCTACGCAAGACATTAACTATGTTAAAAGAGTTGTTGGAATGCCTGGGGATAAGGTAGCATTTAAAGATGACCAATTGTATATTAATGACAAACCTGTTAAACAGGATTACATCAGTAAAGAACAGCAACAACAAGGTTCTGAATATAATTATAATGGGGAAAATCTTAAAAACTGGGATATTTCTAAACTAGCTAAAACTAAGTGGACTTATAATAAGACTGCTACAGTTGTTCCTAAGGGAAAATATTTTGTGATGGGTGATAATCGAGCAATTTCTAATGATAGTCGTTATTGGGGATTTGTTGATCAAGATAAAATTCTTGGAGTTGCCCATACATTTCCATGGTCGACTAACTCAACTTCTCGTCACAACATTAATGATTTATCTAAGTAA
- a CDS encoding aspartate aminotransferase family protein, with product MRCYNLSDNKKILKDESQSLSNAARIKYFDLVIESGKGAILTDVDGKKYIDLLASASATNTGHSHPHIVDAITKQAQKLLQYTPAYFANVPAAKLSKRLTDLSPIEGPVKLAWGNSGSDANDALIKFARGYTGRSNVVSFTGAYHGSTYGSMSASAVSLNMSRKMGPLMDGFYKVPFPSPWYRRNYENEDEFIDRMFDEFKLPFETYVPADEVAVILVEPIQGDGGIVKAPTKYLEKVYQFAHEHGILFAVDEVNQGMGRTGKWWSIQNFPGLEPDLMSVGKSLASGLPLSAVIGKKEIMDSLSAPANVYTTAGNPVTTAASLATLDVIEDEHLLQRSHDLGLEAKKFFDEMHAKFDFVGDVRMYGLDGGIDIVNPKNQKADTDIATKLIYRMFELGVVMITVRGNILRFQPPLVITKEELHQAFDIMEQAMQDEEAGKIAFDAKIGWSAD from the coding sequence ATGAGGTGTTATAATTTGTCAGATAATAAAAAAATTCTAAAAGATGAAAGCCAATCATTATCAAATGCAGCAAGAATTAAATATTTTGATTTGGTAATTGAATCAGGAAAAGGTGCCATCTTGACTGATGTTGATGGGAAAAAATACATAGATTTATTAGCAAGCGCCTCCGCAACTAATACTGGACATTCACATCCACATATTGTTGATGCAATTACTAAGCAAGCTCAAAAATTACTGCAATATACACCGGCTTATTTTGCTAATGTTCCAGCTGCTAAATTATCAAAAAGATTAACTGATTTATCACCAATTGAAGGACCAGTTAAACTGGCTTGGGGTAATTCTGGTTCAGATGCTAATGATGCTTTAATTAAATTTGCTCGCGGTTATACAGGTCGTTCGAATGTCGTTAGTTTTACCGGAGCATATCATGGTTCCACTTATGGATCAATGAGTGCTTCTGCTGTGAGTTTGAATATGAGTCGTAAAATGGGACCACTAATGGATGGCTTTTACAAAGTACCATTTCCAAGTCCATGGTATCGTCGTAATTATGAAAATGAAGATGAATTCATCGATCGGATGTTTGATGAATTTAAATTACCTTTTGAAACCTATGTTCCGGCTGATGAAGTTGCTGTCATTTTGGTTGAGCCAATTCAAGGTGATGGTGGGATTGTTAAAGCACCCACCAAGTACTTAGAAAAGGTTTATCAATTTGCGCATGAACATGGCATTTTGTTTGCCGTGGATGAAGTAAATCAAGGGATGGGCCGGACCGGTAAATGGTGGTCAATTCAAAACTTTCCAGGACTTGAACCTGATTTAATGTCAGTTGGGAAATCATTGGCTTCAGGGTTACCTTTGAGTGCAGTTATTGGTAAAAAAGAAATTATGGATTCACTATCTGCTCCAGCTAATGTTTATACAACAGCTGGGAACCCTGTCACAACGGCAGCTTCTTTAGCTACTCTCGATGTGATTGAAGATGAACATTTATTACAACGTAGTCATGATTTAGGGCTAGAAGCTAAGAAATTTTTTGATGAAATGCATGCTAAATTTGATTTTGTCGGTGACGTGAGGATGTATGGTTTAGATGGTGGGATTGATATTGTTAATCCCAAAAACCAAAAAGCTGATACAGATATCGCAACAAAACTCATTTATAGAATGTTCGAACTAGGTGTTGTTATGATTACCGTCAGGGGAAATATTTTACGCTTTCAACCACCTTTGGTCATTACGAAAGAAGAACTTCATCAGGCGTTTGATATTATGGAACAGGCTATGCAAGATGAAGAAGCTGGTAAAATTGCATTTGATGCTAAAATTGGTTGGAGTGCAGATTAG
- a CDS encoding C1 family peptidase produces MADSKLTKQDFDAMREQYAKYPRAKVIQRSIMQNGINNTAKDNTVKGKLNRTFSVEVNTGKVSDQKHSGRCWLFALLNNLKHDFAKRYDVKDFELSQSYLFFWDKVERANIFFDNMIATASKPVDDREVRTYLDGPGSDGGEWAMAVALVQKYGVMPTSAFPESKVTNDTSNLNDVLNLTMRRDGKILRDMVNSGASDEDIANKRDEMLKEIFRIAGYACGVPHETFDFEYRDDNKKYHIDKGITPKEFFDKYFEVNLDDYVVIENAPNKEFNKNYINPASDNVVGGKHVGFLNMPMDVLKETAISQLKDGETIWFANDVTAQSDRKAGILDANLYHYDQLFDIDMDMTKGQKYAHLDSLSNHAMTLTGVDLVDGKPTQWKVENSWGEKVGEKGYFVMADNWMDAYVDEVIVNKKYLTDEQRQLLDQEPVVLKPWE; encoded by the coding sequence ATGGCTGATTCAAAACTAACTAAACAAGATTTTGATGCAATGCGAGAACAATATGCTAAATATCCTCGCGCAAAAGTAATCCAAAGATCAATCATGCAAAATGGAATTAATAATACTGCGAAAGATAATACTGTTAAAGGAAAGTTAAATCGGACATTCTCAGTTGAAGTGAATACTGGTAAAGTTTCTGATCAAAAACATTCCGGACGTTGCTGGTTATTTGCTTTATTAAATAATTTAAAACATGATTTCGCTAAAAGATATGATGTAAAAGATTTTGAATTATCACAAAGTTATTTATTCTTTTGGGATAAAGTTGAACGTGCTAATATCTTTTTTGATAACATGATTGCGACTGCAAGTAAGCCTGTTGATGACCGTGAAGTTCGCACTTATTTGGATGGACCAGGTAGTGACGGTGGTGAATGGGCCATGGCAGTTGCTTTGGTTCAAAAGTATGGTGTGATGCCTACTTCTGCTTTTCCAGAAAGCAAAGTTACTAATGATACTTCTAACTTGAATGATGTACTTAATTTAACAATGCGTCGTGACGGGAAAATTTTACGTGACATGGTTAATTCAGGTGCTTCTGATGAAGATATCGCTAATAAACGTGATGAAATGTTGAAAGAAATCTTTAGAATTGCTGGTTATGCATGTGGTGTTCCACATGAAACATTTGACTTTGAATACCGTGATGACAATAAAAAATACCATATTGATAAAGGGATTACACCTAAAGAATTTTTTGATAAATACTTTGAAGTTAACTTAGATGATTATGTAGTTATTGAAAACGCACCTAACAAGGAATTTAATAAAAATTATATTAATCCAGCTTCTGACAACGTAGTTGGTGGTAAACATGTTGGATTTTTAAACATGCCAATGGATGTTTTGAAAGAAACTGCAATTTCCCAATTAAAAGATGGCGAAACAATTTGGTTTGCTAATGATGTAACTGCTCAATCAGATCGTAAAGCTGGTATTTTAGATGCTAACTTATATCACTATGATCAACTATTTGATATTGATATGGATATGACAAAGGGGCAAAAATATGCTCATCTAGATAGTCTTTCAAATCATGCTATGACCTTAACGGGTGTAGATTTAGTCGATGGAAAACCCACTCAATGGAAAGTTGAAAATTCATGGGGTGAAAAAGTTGGTGAAAAAGGTTACTTTGTGATGGCAGATAATTGGATGGATGCTTACGTCGACGAAGTAATTGTTAATAAGAAGTACTTAACTGATGAACAACGTCAATTACTAGACCAAGAACCAGTTGTACTAAAACCTTGGGAATAA
- a CDS encoding C1 family peptidase — MNDSKLSMDYLNSLRKDYQSNPENEMLERAVTQNGINNVARDADSKIRMNPVFSVEVETGKVSNQKQSGRCWMFALLNTLKHEFGKKYGVKDFEMSQNYLFFWDKIERANIFYDNIIATAGKPVDDRTVEFYLAGPGTDGGQWAMAVSLVQKYGVMPKSEFPESAVSENTNDLNTVLNYKLRQDAMKLRNMINDGVSDEDIKEARNQMLSEVYRITAYSLGVPRETFDFEYRDDKKKYHIDRDLTPKAFFDKYFSDVDLDDYVVLSNSPDKDYEKVYSMSAQDNVVGGRNIEFLNLPMDDLKQASISQLKDGQAVWISNDIAQQSERKAGYLDSNLYRYADLFNIDLSMNKKDRFEYHDAEVSHATALTGVDLVDDKPRRWKMENSWGAKNGFDGYYTMDDSWMNDYVYEIVVNKKYLSEKQKAMLNQAPIELKPWDSLE; from the coding sequence ATGAATGATTCAAAATTAAGTATGGATTATTTAAACAGTTTAAGAAAAGATTATCAAAGTAATCCAGAAAACGAAATGTTAGAACGAGCTGTTACACAAAATGGGATCAATAATGTTGCTCGCGATGCCGACAGCAAAATTAGAATGAATCCCGTTTTTTCAGTTGAAGTTGAAACGGGTAAGGTTTCTAATCAAAAACAATCTGGTCGTTGCTGGATGTTTGCTTTATTAAATACTTTAAAACATGAATTTGGTAAAAAGTATGGTGTTAAAGATTTTGAAATGTCCCAAAATTATTTATTTTTCTGGGATAAAATTGAACGTGCCAATATCTTTTATGACAACATTATTGCTACGGCAGGGAAACCAGTAGATGACCGAACGGTTGAATTTTATTTAGCCGGTCCTGGTACTGATGGTGGTCAATGGGCCATGGCAGTATCACTAGTTCAAAAATATGGTGTGATGCCTAAGAGCGAATTTCCAGAATCTGCAGTTTCAGAAAATACAAATGATTTAAATACTGTTTTAAATTACAAGTTACGCCAAGATGCAATGAAACTAAGAAATATGATTAATGACGGCGTTAGTGATGAAGATATTAAAGAAGCACGTAACCAAATGTTATCTGAAGTTTATCGAATTACTGCTTATTCATTAGGTGTTCCACGTGAAACATTTGATTTTGAATACCGTGATGATAAGAAAAAATACCATATTGATCGTGATTTAACACCCAAAGCATTCTTTGATAAATACTTCTCAGATGTTGATCTAGATGATTATGTTGTTTTAAGTAATTCACCTGATAAAGATTATGAAAAAGTATATAGTATGAGTGCTCAAGATAACGTGGTTGGCGGTCGTAATATTGAATTCTTAAACTTACCAATGGATGACTTGAAACAAGCATCAATTTCGCAATTGAAAGATGGCCAAGCTGTTTGGATTTCAAATGATATTGCTCAACAATCCGAACGTAAAGCGGGTTATTTAGATTCTAATTTATATCGTTATGCTGATTTATTTAACATTGACTTATCAATGAATAAGAAAGATCGTTTTGAATATCATGATGCCGAAGTTTCACATGCAACTGCTCTAACTGGTGTGGATTTAGTTGATGATAAGCCACGTCGTTGGAAGATGGAAAACTCATGGGGGGCCAAAAACGGTTTTGATGGTTATTACACCATGGACGATAGCTGGATGAATGACTATGTATATGAAATTGTTGTAAACAAGAAATATCTATCAGAAAAACAAAAAGCAATGTTGAACCAAGCTCCAATTGAATTGAAACCTTGGGATTCATTAGAATAA